Proteins from one Coffea arabica cultivar ET-39 chromosome 8c, Coffea Arabica ET-39 HiFi, whole genome shotgun sequence genomic window:
- the LOC113706506 gene encoding calcineurin-binding protein 1-like isoform X1, whose protein sequence is MFSIAAINDTDSKKQWEPLAPTKEAQEFHLSQIYHEGLAKLQAKDYKKARELLESVLKDPMVSSAQVDNNVSDGHLLQLRFVELVAIVVRFLVLKNLATVFLQQGPTFYENALQCYLQAVEIDNKDSVVWNQLGTLSCSMGLLSISRWAFEQGLFCSPNNWNCMEKLLEVLIAIGDEVACLSVAELILRHWPSHSRALHVKTTIEGSEPIPFAPRGIDRLEPKHIRLKFPEKRKAENDDLIDGAPSKKLKQTIEVQLSEPSWTALAGELLQLLNSFVSASPDQERGQYKSGDVSLSIRLPHTSGSGMETLESKGSMLTTSSEDMPFANCNFEKNSHTKEKEANVSEEQPQERRSSRIERLRSRKPGKEDSDFGTTRDLAKVIVQFLRPFIAGGGGSDDYTTDASTSSDCAEIVTRSQDSESTDVIRFVEKTSENYGAYHVSHLILEEIASRCIFFQDSNAKFLDLEKLTRQWGKERTPECSLFLAELYYDFGLRSPDSSTSEYMSEASYHICKVIECVALECPLQSLAVASHDNLSSRKSLSDPCKIAVDNSHPLSNDFPFWVRFFWLSGRLSMVDGNKAKAQAEFSTSLSLLVNKENKNESTSSICLPHCKVIHKLTVDRILSEINLLEVDFLMKKTVHEMIGKNMYSECVDMLVPLLFSAKDVHLDVGNVSGLDEGFTNVELSAIDALIKACEQAMSMDIEVYLKCHRRKLQILISAAGLGDYPPSIKSHGLNVFSSSETEAKDSACIYWNHVVAEEVKAISGCTSRIKSMIPCDHLNGVIGPMKVIKDIQSILLVLMCNVANKYLCKKSSGLGISDENLQGQICYFVDAAIAFCKLQHLSPTVPIKTQTELIVAVHDMLAEFELCCAHGNDDEEGGTFLKFAIKHLLALDMKLKSNCQNQSKAENQVQSSGQISPVFQIDGSVNEAKIIEQATDVDHTDEISTPEKDATEGNYSESFCTQERLKKEETGVECDRNVGARPNSVFLERQKEKEDTQSIESGKEMTEDEREELELGIDNALDQCFYCLYGLNLRSDSSYEDDLAIHKNTSRGDYQTKEQCADVFQYILPYAKASSRTGLIKIRRVLRAIRKHFPQPPDHVLVGNAIDKILDDPDLCEDKLSEEAGCDGFLDSVIKTVFSDPGSLKQQQASLVVSSGPYHDVYSNLYYFLALSEEMSATDKWAGFVLTKEGEEFVEQNAKLFKYDLLYNPLRFESWQRLANIYDEEVDLLLNDGSKQINVLGWRKNPTLPQRVEKSRRRSRRCLLMTLALAKTAIQQGEIHELLALVYYDGVQNVVPFYDQRSMIPSKDAVWMMFCQNSMRHFKKAFEHKEDWSHAFYLGKICEKLGCSHDTSLSYYAKAIALNPSAVDPFYRMHASRLKLLCTCGKQDQEAMKVVAAYSFMESTKQTIMSTLDIVGGEILEPSMHSEKRNLDDNCAGNMVEVAKLEEVWHMLYNDCLSALEICVEGELKHFHKARYMLAQGLYRRGGSGDLDKAREEISFCFKSSRSSFTINMWEIDSMVKKGRRKTPSVSVNRKPLEVNLAESSRKFITCIRKYILFYLKLLEETGDVSTLDRAHVSLRSDKRFSPCLEDIVPVAIGRYIKTLILSIQQSLSCSDPTRGAIEHLLEKLFSLFLDQVNLWSDICNLPEIKTPELTESYLYGYLYQYIQCLERSVKVEALEGINEKIRKRLKNPKLSNSNCAKVYKIVSVAWCRSLVISMALITPLHSRIPSEIHVPGSLGSGLENIQLLCVDLQSDELWSSSSDDLEHLKCLETKWNPSLSKIKNVIVKRVSDEDLETAAILLRSSYNFYKDTSCALLPSGINLYTVPSQLATETYVQPGIDGVDILDMNTSRKLLLWAYTLLHGYCPNLSVVIKYCEENVKVKMKKGTGTPLTPSNTNVPSGSASNTGGGKDGTGKSNEVDTSSISSATAASLPEIDTTTKMASSPLPEKLEPSNVASASLQGTEACNLASVSPTETKIICSVSSTSMPDSGSTNLPNVVSSNENQGFLSATSDLLDCNVVPTEMSRVDIEGASDLTSEQ, encoded by the exons ATG TTTTCAATTGCAGCAATTAACGATACAGACTCGAAAAAGCAGTGGGAACCTCTTGCTCCCACTAAAGAAGCCCAG GAATTTCATCTATCACAAATTTATCATGAAGGGCTTGCAAAATTGCAAGCTAAAGACTACAAAAAGGCTCGTGAACTTTTGGAGTCTGTTCTAAAAGATCCTATGGTATCAAGTGCTCAG GTGGACAATAATGTTAGTGATGGTCATCTTTTACAGCTCAG GTTTGTGGAACTTGTCGCCATTGTTGTGAG atttttGGTGCTGAAGAACCTTGCTACCGTTTTTCTTCAACAAGGTCCTACTTTTTATGAGAATGCTCTACAGTGCTATCTTCAAGCTGTGGAGATTGATAACAAAGATTCAGTTGTCTGGAACCAGCTAGGAACACTATCCTGCTCAATGGGACTTCTAAGTATTTCGCGTTGGGCATTTGAACAAGGACTATTTTGCAGTCCCAACAATT GGAATTGCATGGAAAAACTTTTAGAAGTTCTCATTGCTATTGGGGATGAGGTTGCCTGTCTTTCTGTGGCTGAATTAATACTGAGGCATTGGCCATCTCATTCACGTGCTTTGCATGTCAAAACTACAATTGAAGGGTCTGAACCCATTCCATTTGCTCCAAGAGGGATAGACAGACTGGAACCAAAACATATCCGGTTGAaatttcctgaaaagagaaaggcAGAAAATGATGACCTGATAGATGGTGCCCCATCAAAAAAGCTAAAGCAGACTATAGAAGTTCAGCTTTCAGAACCTTCATGGACTGCTCTTGCTGGTGAGCTTCTGCAGCTGTTAAATTCGTTTGTTTCAGCTAGTCCTGATCAGGAAAGAGGGCAATATAAATCTGGGGATGTTAGCTTAAGCATACGGTTGCCTCACACTTCTGGAAGTGGCATGGAGACCCTGGAAAGCAAAGGATCTATGTTGACCACATCCAGTGAAGATATGCCGTTTGCTAAttgcaattttgagaaaaattctcACACTAAGGAAAAGGAAGCAAATGTGTCTGAGGAACAACCTCAAGAAAGGCGAAGTAGTCGCATTGAGAGGCTTAGGAGTCGTAAACCAGGGAAAGAGGATTCAGATTTTGGCACCACAAGGGATCTAGCTAAAGTCATAGTGCAATTTCTAAGACCTTTTATTGCAGGTGGAGGAGGTAGCGATGACTATACGACTGATGCTAGTACATCATCTGATTGTGCTGAAATTGTGACCCGTTCACAGGATTCAGAGAGTACAGATGTGATCAGATTTGTGGAGAAAACTTCAGAAAATTATGGTGCTTACCACGTGAGTCACTTAATTTTAGAAGAGATTGCTAGTAGATGCATTTTTTTTCAGGATTCTAATGCTAAATTTTTGGACTTGGAGAAGTTGACTAGGCAATGGGGGAAGGAAAGAACTCCAGAATGCAGTCTTTTTCTCGCAGAGCTATATTATGACTTTGGGCTACGGTCTCCAGACTCATCAACATCTGAATACATGTCAGAGGCATCATATCATATTTGTAAAGTTATTGAATGTGTAGCACTGGAGTGTCCCCTTCAAAGTCTTGCTGTGGCTTCACATGATAATCTCTCTTCAAGGAAGAGCTTGTCGGACCCTTGTAAAATTGCAGTTGACAACAGTCATCCGTTGAGCAATGACTTTCCTTTCTGGGTACGTTTTTTCTGGTTAAGTGGACGCCTTTCGATGGTGGATGGCAACAAAGCAAAAGCTCAAGCAGAGTTTTCTACTTCTCTGTCGCTGTTGGTCAATAAGGAGAACAAGAATGAGTCTACTAGTTCTATTTGCTTGCCCCACTGCAAGGTCATTCACAAGCTTACTGTTGATAGGATTCTCAGTGAAATTAATCTATTAGAGGTTGACTTCTTGATGAAGAAGACTGTACACGAAATGATTGGGAAAAATATGTATTCAGAGTGTGTAGATATGCTTGTTCCCCTTTTATTCTCTGCTAAAGATGTCCATCTTGATGTGGGGAATGTTTCCGGGCTAGATGAAGGATTTACCAATGTTGAGCTATCTGCAATAGATGCTTTGATCAAGGCATGTGAACAAGCTATGTCAATGGATATTGAGGTTTATTTGAAGTGTCACAGAAGGAAACTACAAATACTGATATCTGCCGCTGGTCTAGGAGACTATCCTCCTTCAATTAAAAGTCATGGCTTGAATGTCTTCTCTTCCTCTGAAACAGAAGCAAAGGACAGCGCATGCATCTACTGGAACCACGTTGTTGCTGAAGAAGTCAAGGCAATTTCTGGATGTACCTCACGGATAAAGAGCATGATTCCATGCGATCATTTG AATGGTGTTATAGGTCCAATGAAAGTTATCAAGGATATCCAGTCTATCTTGCTAGTACTTATGTGCAATGTTGCAAATAAGTACCTTTGTAAGAAATCATCTGGACTTGGGATTTCAGACGAAAATTTGCAGGGACAGATATGCTACTTTGTAGATGCAGCTATTGCATTCTGTAAACTCCAGCACCTTAGCCCTACTGTTCCTATCAAAACTCAG ACAGAGTTGATTGTTGCTGTGCATGACATGCTTGCTGAGTTTGAACTCTGCTGTGCCCATGGAAATGATGACGAGGAGGGGGGGACATTTTTGAAGTTTGCCATAAAGCACCTGTTAGCCTTGGATATGAAGCTTAAATCTAATTGTCAAAACCAAAGCAAGGCTGAGAATCAAGTCCAAAGTTCTGGTCAGATATCCCCTGTTTTTCAGATTGATGGTTCTGTTAATGAAGCAAAGATTATTGAACAGGCTACAGATGTGGATCATACAGATGAAATCAGTACACCAGAGAAGGATGCTACTGAAGGGAACTATTCAGAAAGCTTTTGCACTCAGGAACGTCTAAAGAAAGAGGAGACAGGAGTAGAATGTGATAGAAACGTGGGTGCTAGGCCAAATAGCGTGTTCCTTgagagacaaaaagaaaaagaagacacTCAATCTATAGAAAGTGGAAAAGAAATGACAGAGGATGAAAGAGAAGAATTAGAACTGGGAATTGATAATGCTTTGGATCAGTGCTTTTACTGTTTGTATGGTTTGAATCTTAGATCTGACTCATCTTATGAAGATGATTTAGCCATACACAAAAACACTAGCCGGGGAGACTATCAGACAAAGGAACAGTGTGCTGATGTTTTCCAATACATACTGCCTTATGCCAAAGCTTCATCA CGAACCGGTCTTATTAAAATTCGGAGAGTACTAAGAGCTATACGGAAGCACTTTCCGCAGCCTCCTGATCATGTTTTGGTGGGAAATGCAATAGATAAAATCTTAGATGATCCTGACTTATGTGAAGATAAACTGTCAGAAGAAGCTGGATGTGATGGCTTTCTGGATTCAGTTATCAAGACAGTATTTTCTGATCCTGGAAGCCTCAAACAACAGCAAGCATCGTTGGTTGTTAG CTCTGGACCTTACCATGATGTGTACAGCAACTTGTATTACTTTCTAGCTTTGTCTGAAGAAATGAGTGCAACAGATAAATGGGCAGGTTTTGTATTAACCAAGGAAGGGGAAGAGTTTGTTGAGCAAAATGCAAAACTCTTTAAGTATGATTTACTGTACAATCCCCTACGCTTTGAGAGTTGGCAGCGGCTAGCAAATATATATGATGAG GAGGTGGACTTACTATTAAATGATGGAAGTAAGCAAATAAATGTTTTAGGATGGAGGAAGAATCCTACTTTACCTCAGAGGGTTGAAAAAAGTAGGAGGAGGAGCAGGCGATGCTTATTGATGACTTTGGCTCTTGCAAAAACAGCAATTCAACAG GGTGAGATACATGAATTGTTAGCACTAGTGTACTACGATGGTGTTCAGAATGTTGTACCATTTTATGACCAGAGATCTATGATACCCTCGAAGGATGCAGTTTGGATGATGTTCTGTCAGAACTCAATGAGACATTTCAAGAAGGCCTTTGAGCataa GGAAGATTGGTCTCATGCATTTTATCTGGGAAAAATATGTGAGAAGCTTGGCTGTTCACACGACACGTCTTTGTCATATTATGCTAAGGCTATTGCCTTGAATCCATCAGCTGTGGATCCATTCTACAGGATGCATGCTTCACGCCTGAAGCTACTCTGCACATGTGGGAAACAAGATCAAGAAGCTATGAAG GTTGTTGCAGCATATTCTTTTATGGAGTCAACAAAGCAAACCATAATGAGTACTCTTGACATAgttggtggtgaaattttggaaccaTCAATGCATAGCGAGAAAAGAAACTTAGATGACAACTGTGCCGGTAATATGGTGGAAGTTGCCAAGTTGGAAGAGGTGTGGCATATGCTTTACAATGATTGCCTTTCTGCACTTGAAATCTGTGTTGAAGGAGAACTCAAGCATTTTCACAAGGCCAGATATATGCTCGCTCAAGGGCTGTATAGAAGGGGGGGCAGTGGGGATCTGGATAAGGCAAGGGAGGAGATTTCCTTCTGCTTTAAGTCATCTCGTTCTTCATTTACGATAAACATGTGGGAGATTGACAGTATGGTAAAGAAAGGAAG GCGCAAAACACCAAGTGTTTCTGTAAATAGGAAACCTCTGGAAGTTAACCTAGCAGAAAGTTCTAGAAAGTTTATCACTTGCATCAGGAAGTACATATTGTTCTATCTGAAATTATTGGAGGAGACGGGAGATGTCTCTACGTTGGATCGGGCTCATGTTTCTCTTCGCTCAGATAAGAGG TTCTCTCCATGCCTTGAGGATATTGTTCCGGTTGCCATCGGGAGGTACATCAAGACCTTAATTTTGTCCATCCAGCAATCTCTCTCGTGCTCTGATCCTACTCGTGGTGCTATTGAACATCTTCTGGAGAAATTATTTTCTCTGTTTTTAGACCAGGTCAACTTATGGTCAGACATATGCAACTTGCCTGAGATTAAGACCCCAGAATTGACGGAGAGCTATTTATATGG ATATCTGTATCAATACATCCAATGCTTAGAGAGAAGTGTCAAGGTAGAAGCACTTGAAGGAATAAATGAGAAAATTAGGAAGCGTTTGAAGAACCCAAAGTTGTCTAATAGCAACTGTGCTAAAGTTTATAAGATCGTTTCTGTTGCTTGGTGTCGGTCTCTTGTTATTAGCATGGCTTTAATAACACCATTGCACTCAAGAATTCCAAGCGAGATCCATGTTCCAGGTTCATTAGGTAGTGGACTAGAAAATATACAGTTGCTCTGTGTAGATTTGCAATCAGATGAATTGTGGAGTTCATCGTCTGATGACCTAGAGCATCTGAAGTGTCTTGAAACCAAATGGAATCCTTCGTTGTCTAAGATCAAGAATGTGATAGTTAAGAGGGTATCAGATGAAGACTTGGAGACTGCTGCTATTTTGCTCAGATCTTCCTATAACTTTTACAAGGATACCTCTTGTGCATTGCTCCCATCTGGCATAAATCTTTATACGGTGCCATCTCAGTTAGCAACGGAGACATATGTCCAGCCAGGTATAGATGGCGTGGACATACTTGACATGAACACTTCAAGGAAGCTTCTTTTGTGGGCCTACACACTTTTGCATGGATATTGTCCAAACCTTTCAGTCGTCATTAAGTACTGTGAAGAAAATGTTAAG GTGAAGATGAAAAAGGGGACTGGAACTCCATTGACGCCTTCAAATACAAATGTTCCCTCGGGCTCAGCATCTAATACAG GGGGTGGCAAAGATGGAACTGGTAAAAGCAATGAAGTCGATACTTCCTCTATCTCTTCTGCTACTGCTGCTTCCTTGCCTGAAATAGATACAACAACTAAAATGGCATCTTCTCCATTACCTGAAAAGCTGGAGCCGAGCAATGTTGCATCTGCTTCTTTGCAGGGAACGGAGGCATGTAATTTGGCATCCGTATCTCCGACTGAAACAAAGATTATCTGCAGTGTATCATCTACATCTATGCCTGATAGTGGGAGCACAAATTTGCCAAATGTTGTATCATCCAATGAGAATCAAGGGTTTCTATCAGCTACTTCTGATCTTCTCGATTGTAACGTTGTTCCCACAGAAATGAGCCGTGTGGATATAGAAGGTGCCTCAGATCTGACTTCTGAGCAATGA